Proteins encoded by one window of Filimonas effusa:
- a CDS encoding SusC/RagA family TonB-linked outer membrane protein produces MKKVFMPKRRPALLALLLLPAVAALSQTAGNKTADSDSTVIVQGEYVEALFARQRASRSLHAVSTVYTPQLATTPHPQFLQALPGRLAGLNIGFTSGGPGLDGNGMTFSIRGARAQIILVDGVERGYLSLDPEQIESISVLKDALSTVMFGQRSSYGILDIKTRKGDMGKPRLSFTVQSGFETPGTLPKPLSAWQYATLYNEAQQNDAGTAVIIPVYSQEQINAYRNHTDIYGYPDVDWYRTVLNKNAGITRYNFNIQGSGKGFRYFVDLDNVKEKGLFKTSSNNSYNTNSQLDRYILRSNVGLDVTASTFVQLNLFGRFQRYNQPGASVSTIMTALVNTPQNAYPVYNPNGSYGGTSTYGGNVNIYGQSVSRGYQFQDVRDIAVDLDVTQKLDVVTKGLYLKVKASNNNTAYYNTARLKDFEVYQFINNTYTKFGNTTEQTSTGTPNERSRIVYIEGSIGYDRSFGKHAITALAVANQQSRLVFNTTNLPENYTAYSGRLNYSYNDKYIAEAAASYGGYNRLTPAKRWATYWAAGIGWNIHNENFIKHHASIISNLKLRANYGITGQANAGYYAYIQTYYNNLTNTNNGVAYWYGPGSSLERSTGENAIANPDLAPEKARKLNIGMDLGLWKNKLSFTAEYFYNKYSDLVATPVMTTAVLGSGYPVQNYQKFNYWGTDLSATWQDKIKGFSYFVTANFSWVQSKVVYNAELPKAYDYQITTGKQVDLQYGYTAIGLYKSYDEINDPGTAVLPAAPKSSLRPGDIRYLDKNNDGIIDVNDQAPIGSGKPTIYYGTTLGFSIAGFDFSALIQGTMNRQSYIGGTNGTNGTNGDFMNGFGNSGAYNAYEYRLDRFTAATAATATQPRVWLGSNTNNTQTSSFWIRDNDFVRLKNVEIGYTLPERLTKKIGIPNVRVFSNGLNLLTYAEIHKVRKDMDPEAWGSAYPIMKVFNFGVNIKF; encoded by the coding sequence ATGAAAAAAGTGTTCATGCCAAAACGAAGGCCGGCACTACTTGCGCTGCTCTTATTGCCGGCAGTTGCTGCTTTATCGCAAACAGCAGGCAACAAAACTGCTGATAGCGATAGTACTGTCATTGTACAAGGAGAATATGTAGAAGCATTGTTTGCGCGGCAACGCGCCAGCCGGTCGCTGCATGCTGTTTCTACTGTTTACACTCCTCAATTAGCCACTACGCCTCACCCGCAGTTCCTGCAGGCATTGCCAGGGCGGCTGGCAGGCCTTAACATCGGGTTCACCAGCGGCGGCCCGGGTCTTGACGGTAACGGAATGACTTTCAGTATCCGTGGCGCCAGGGCGCAGATCATTCTTGTCGACGGCGTAGAGCGTGGTTATCTATCGCTCGACCCGGAGCAGATCGAGTCTATATCAGTATTAAAGGACGCCCTTTCTACCGTGATGTTCGGGCAGCGCTCATCCTATGGTATTCTCGATATAAAAACACGCAAAGGCGACATGGGCAAACCCAGGCTGTCGTTCACGGTACAGTCAGGATTTGAAACGCCGGGCACTTTACCCAAACCATTATCGGCCTGGCAGTACGCCACCCTATATAACGAAGCGCAGCAGAACGATGCAGGAACTGCCGTTATAATACCAGTGTATTCACAGGAGCAGATCAACGCCTACCGCAACCATACAGATATCTATGGTTATCCTGATGTAGACTGGTATAGAACTGTACTCAACAAAAACGCAGGCATCACCCGTTACAACTTCAATATACAAGGCAGCGGAAAAGGCTTCCGGTATTTTGTAGACCTGGACAATGTGAAAGAAAAGGGATTATTTAAAACCAGCAGCAACAATTCTTATAATACCAATTCACAGCTGGACCGTTATATCCTGCGCTCCAATGTTGGGCTGGATGTTACTGCCAGCACCTTTGTGCAGTTGAATCTCTTTGGCAGGTTTCAGCGTTATAACCAGCCTGGCGCCAGTGTTTCGACCATCATGACGGCATTGGTAAATACACCCCAGAATGCCTACCCGGTTTATAATCCTAATGGCAGTTATGGCGGCACCAGTACCTATGGCGGTAACGTCAATATTTATGGCCAATCCGTATCGAGAGGTTACCAATTCCAGGATGTAAGAGATATTGCCGTAGACCTCGATGTAACGCAAAAGCTGGATGTAGTTACAAAAGGCCTTTACCTTAAAGTAAAAGCCTCGAATAACAACACCGCCTATTATAATACGGCACGCCTGAAGGATTTCGAGGTGTACCAGTTCATCAATAACACCTATACCAAGTTTGGCAATACTACAGAGCAAACAAGTACCGGCACCCCCAATGAACGTTCGCGTATCGTGTATATTGAAGGTAGTATCGGTTACGACAGATCGTTCGGGAAACATGCCATCACGGCGCTGGCGGTAGCCAACCAGCAAAGCAGGCTGGTATTCAATACAACCAATCTTCCTGAAAACTATACGGCCTATTCCGGCAGACTGAACTACAGTTATAACGACAAATACATAGCGGAAGCAGCAGCCAGTTATGGCGGCTATAACCGCCTTACCCCCGCCAAACGATGGGCAACCTACTGGGCTGCAGGTATTGGCTGGAATATTCACAATGAAAACTTCATAAAGCATCATGCCTCCATTATCAGCAATCTAAAACTGCGCGCCAACTATGGCATCACAGGCCAGGCCAATGCAGGTTATTATGCTTATATCCAGACTTATTATAACAATCTTACCAATACCAACAATGGTGTGGCATACTGGTACGGTCCCGGGTCTTCACTGGAACGTAGTACCGGTGAAAATGCGATCGCCAATCCCGACCTGGCTCCTGAAAAAGCCCGCAAGCTGAACATAGGAATGGACCTGGGTTTATGGAAAAACAAACTCAGCTTCACCGCCGAGTATTTCTACAATAAATATTCCGACCTGGTAGCTACGCCGGTAATGACAACAGCAGTACTAGGTTCAGGATATCCTGTACAGAACTATCAAAAATTCAACTATTGGGGTACCGATTTATCGGCTACCTGGCAGGATAAGATCAAAGGATTCTCTTATTTCGTTACCGCCAACTTCTCCTGGGTTCAATCGAAAGTGGTTTATAATGCAGAACTACCCAAGGCTTACGATTACCAGATCACAACCGGTAAACAGGTAGACCTCCAATATGGCTATACTGCTATTGGCTTATATAAAAGCTATGATGAGATCAATGATCCCGGCACAGCGGTATTACCTGCTGCACCAAAATCATCGTTACGTCCGGGCGACATCCGTTATTTAGACAAGAATAATGACGGTATTATAGATGTGAATGACCAGGCTCCTATTGGCAGTGGCAAACCAACAATTTACTACGGTACCACTTTAGGATTCAGTATTGCAGGCTTTGATTTCAGCGCACTGATACAGGGCACTATGAACCGTCAATCGTATATCGGTGGCACCAACGGCACGAATGGCACCAATGGCGATTTCATGAATGGCTTTGGCAACAGCGGCGCTTACAATGCATATGAATACAGGCTTGACCGTTTTACAGCAGCCACCGCCGCAACTGCCACACAGCCCCGGGTATGGCTCGGTAGCAACACCAACAATACACAAACTTCTTCTTTCTGGATCAGGGATAATGATTTTGTGCGACTGAAGAATGTAGAGATCGGTTACACGTTACCGGAGCGGCTTACAAAGAAGATAGGCATTCCCAATGTACGCGTGTTCTCCAACGGTCTTAACCTGCTCACTTATGCGGAGATACATAAAGTTCGTAAAGACATGGATCCTGAAGCATGGGGATCGGCCTATCCCATCATGAAGGTCTTCAACTTCGGTGTCAACATTAAATTTTAA
- a CDS encoding glycosyl hydrolase family 28 protein, whose protein sequence is MPTANVSGASPSSYSRREVLLLVLLLCLCLISQAQRLVTYPAPAAVVYNMHNDDYTVRVREAGGDWQDLFEYKVRVDLDKVQEASMVHFDMAGPVEVMVRKNNGGIQSVRVRPAIHDIKPRIDGNVIYFTLQDPRKLSIEFNHDKLHNLHLFASALEKERPSAADSNVVYFGPGVHYPADTVKKIFRIKSGKTVYIHGSAIVRGQFLCEGVKNVRIIGRGIIDQAQEGVAIHHSDQVEVNGVTFINPKHYTISGGASRHVTIKDIKSFSCQGWSDGIDLMSCSDVVIDDIFMRNSDDCIAIYGHRWNFYGSARNYSITNATLWADVAHPINIGLHGNTNYAGDTIENIHFRNIDILEQDEDDPNYEGCMAISCGDLNLIQNIRFEDIRVDDFEEGQLFNIRVVYNSKYNTGPGRAVRNIHFKNVSYNGSNTTYPIIAGLDKDHKIDGITFENLVINGKLVLKAADANMRIGAFAENIQFKK, encoded by the coding sequence TTGCCGACAGCCAACGTATCCGGCGCCTCACCATCGTCTTATTCGCGTCGCGAGGTATTACTGTTAGTACTGCTTCTTTGCCTTTGCCTTATTTCCCAGGCGCAGCGGTTAGTTACTTACCCGGCACCTGCTGCTGTTGTCTATAATATGCATAATGACGACTACACGGTGCGTGTACGTGAAGCCGGTGGCGACTGGCAAGACCTGTTTGAATACAAGGTCAGGGTTGATCTCGACAAAGTGCAGGAAGCCTCCATGGTACATTTCGATATGGCTGGACCGGTAGAGGTAATGGTGCGGAAGAATAACGGAGGCATTCAATCTGTAAGGGTAAGGCCTGCTATTCATGATATCAAACCCCGCATAGACGGCAATGTTATTTATTTCACCCTGCAGGATCCCAGGAAATTATCGATAGAGTTCAACCACGACAAACTGCACAACCTGCATTTGTTTGCCAGCGCTTTGGAAAAGGAGCGGCCATCCGCAGCCGACAGCAATGTGGTTTATTTCGGCCCCGGCGTTCACTACCCGGCCGACACCGTTAAAAAGATCTTCAGGATCAAATCCGGCAAAACAGTGTATATCCATGGCAGCGCCATTGTGAGAGGACAGTTTTTATGTGAGGGCGTTAAAAACGTACGCATTATTGGTCGCGGGATTATAGACCAGGCCCAGGAAGGAGTGGCCATTCACCATTCGGATCAGGTAGAGGTGAATGGTGTTACTTTCATCAATCCCAAACACTACACCATTAGCGGCGGCGCCTCGCGGCATGTAACCATAAAAGATATCAAGTCGTTCAGTTGCCAGGGATGGAGTGACGGCATTGACCTTATGAGCTGCTCCGATGTCGTGATCGACGATATATTCATGCGTAATTCGGACGACTGCATTGCCATTTACGGGCATCGCTGGAATTTTTATGGTAGTGCACGCAACTATAGCATCACCAATGCCACGCTCTGGGCCGATGTAGCCCACCCGATCAATATAGGGCTGCATGGCAATACCAATTATGCAGGAGATACGATTGAAAACATCCACTTCCGGAATATCGATATTCTTGAACAGGATGAGGATGATCCGAATTATGAAGGCTGCATGGCCATTAGCTGCGGCGATTTAAACCTGATCCAGAATATCCGTTTTGAAGATATACGGGTAGATGATTTTGAAGAAGGACAGTTGTTTAATATCCGGGTGGTATATAACAGCAAGTATAACACCGGCCCGGGGCGCGCGGTCAGGAATATTCATTTCAAGAACGTAAGTTATAACGGAAGTAATACCACCTACCCTATCATTGCCGGGTTAGACAAAGACCACAAGATAGATGGTATTACGTTCGAAAATCTTGTCATCAATGGCAAGCTGGTATTGAAAGCTGCCGATGCCAATATGCGTATAGGTGCTTTTGCAGAAAATATTCAATTCAAAAAATAG
- a CDS encoding RagB/SusD family nutrient uptake outer membrane protein, with protein MRQYYKPMLLLLLVVATASCKKAFEDKPLELITDDYIWDAKDPSADQASKWVTNIYARIPTGYSRLNSVPLECVSDDAVPSANGNGSWNVIRGGYSASSTFDDNWSNCYAAIRSANLFLNNYQRVPWADSSRRVWFANEARALRAYFYYELIKRYGGIPLIGNKVFNPNDPELLRLQRNSFEECVNYVVSELDIVKDSLRADATLANRTTDPDYGRMRKSIVLSLKAKLLLQAASPLFNPSSTPEKAYTGYASYSADRWKAAADAAKAVMDLGLYDLEANRYNLVLNRANREHIFFRTSDSRVSNTYAYYMSPVGYTPGNTKSEGRVSPTQELVDAFPMANGKAITDPTSGYDAANPYIKRDPRLDQTIFYNGAKWLQRPVETFEGGRDKPNNAVTAPNQTQTGYYAKKFCANDSSSTNYTNTLFRDNGFTPAWCIIRYADILLMYAEAQNEYSGPDATVYNAVERIRQRAGLSPYTLSAGMNAVQMRELIRNERRVELAFEEQRFWDIRRWKIAKQVYGTMLHGVTVVKNTNGSFSYTRKDVVTPYFTDAMYLFPVALKETQVNTNLGQNPGY; from the coding sequence ATGAGACAATATTACAAGCCGATGCTATTACTGTTACTGGTGGTAGCAACTGCCTCCTGCAAAAAGGCTTTTGAAGATAAACCACTGGAACTTATCACCGATGATTATATCTGGGATGCCAAAGATCCCAGCGCCGACCAGGCCAGCAAATGGGTTACCAATATTTATGCACGTATACCTACGGGATACTCCCGCTTAAACAGTGTTCCGCTCGAATGCGTTTCGGATGATGCAGTACCCAGCGCCAATGGCAATGGTTCGTGGAATGTGATCCGCGGCGGGTATAGCGCTTCCTCCACCTTCGATGACAACTGGAGCAACTGTTATGCAGCTATCAGATCAGCGAACCTATTCCTCAACAATTACCAACGCGTTCCCTGGGCAGATTCGTCGAGAAGGGTATGGTTTGCCAATGAAGCAAGAGCGCTGCGGGCTTATTTTTATTATGAGCTGATTAAAAGATATGGCGGTATTCCGCTTATCGGCAACAAGGTTTTCAATCCCAATGACCCGGAGTTGTTACGCCTGCAACGTAACAGCTTTGAAGAGTGTGTCAACTATGTTGTTTCGGAACTCGATATCGTAAAGGACAGCCTGCGTGCCGACGCCACACTTGCCAACAGGACCACTGATCCAGACTATGGCCGTATGCGCAAAAGCATCGTGTTATCGTTAAAGGCAAAGTTATTATTACAGGCTGCCAGCCCCCTATTCAACCCCAGCAGCACGCCCGAGAAGGCTTATACCGGCTACGCCAGCTACAGCGCCGACCGCTGGAAAGCAGCAGCAGACGCCGCTAAAGCTGTTATGGACCTTGGCCTCTATGACCTTGAAGCCAACCGTTACAACCTGGTATTGAACCGGGCCAACAGGGAGCATATATTCTTCCGCACAAGCGACTCCCGTGTATCCAACACCTATGCGTATTATATGTCGCCAGTAGGTTACACACCGGGCAATACTAAAAGTGAAGGCAGGGTTAGTCCTACGCAGGAACTAGTAGATGCTTTCCCTATGGCTAATGGCAAAGCCATCACCGATCCCACATCCGGTTATGATGCTGCCAACCCTTATATCAAAAGAGATCCGCGTTTAGATCAGACCATTTTCTATAATGGTGCGAAGTGGTTACAGCGGCCTGTAGAGACATTCGAAGGCGGAAGGGATAAACCCAACAATGCCGTTACAGCCCCCAACCAAACACAAACGGGCTACTATGCCAAGAAGTTCTGCGCCAACGACAGCAGCAGCACCAATTATACCAACACGTTGTTCCGCGATAACGGGTTTACACCTGCCTGGTGCATCATCAGGTATGCCGATATACTGCTGATGTACGCAGAGGCACAGAATGAATACTCCGGTCCGGATGCCACGGTATACAATGCCGTAGAACGTATCAGGCAAAGAGCGGGATTATCTCCCTATACTTTATCAGCAGGTATGAACGCGGTACAGATGCGGGAACTGATCCGCAATGAACGTCGTGTTGAGCTGGCATTTGAAGAGCAACGCTTCTGGGATATCCGCCGGTGGAAGATAGCCAAACAGGTATATGGCACTATGCTGCATGGCGTTACTGTTGTAAAAAATACCAACGGCAGCTTCAGCTATACCCGCAAAGATGTGGTGACTCCTTATTTCACGGATGCTATGTATTTATTTCCTGTAGCCTTAAAGGAAACGCAGGTAAATACCAACCTTGGCCAGAACCCAGGCTATTAA
- a CDS encoding hybrid sensor histidine kinase/response regulator transcription factor: protein MIAKPYCLSRHKPLLLFSCFYLVFVLFYTTVKAQSNPPFSLLGNEQGLSNNTVRSIFQDHNGFMWMGTFDGLNRYDGYDFKVFRNKQNDTGSLVHNIILAITEDSLHHLWIGTRQGLSRLSPLFERFQTVRLAGNGNQQALNCVIKDLRSDKQSNLFIATEGNGLLVCPNATLLAQPIPLIANNTSVLQYSVKAVRCDLSGNVWALIPKYGLARYDRQSRKLVLINTALPDAGCLEVKGNMLMIASNTALYYYTPQNNQLVPATDYRMQQPSAGGIVCFSIDEAGMCWIGTTAGRLLAWNTKDANATCTDANISPWPIKAAGFHAIYIDGHSRKWIGTARDGVGIIDVHKSRFHTVTAETNGQDFTSVISALYEAPDGKLFMGTDGEGISIWDRVTNKRIALKSVPGDAATLSDNAITGIKADSRQHTWITTFRQGVSCYHAATGKIERYKLINSITHTEDKVTYGLLADRNNRVWVSTLRQNSSYGALYLFNDALNSFELFDNKLSDLFTLYEDRNGDMWGGNLNQLVKIDRVNKKHVFYPIGHAVRGIYEDSKGNLWLGTEGGGLQLFDRKRQQVTTRYTVNEGLCSDVVLTLLEEGNGRLWVSTVHGLARIDISQHSIQNYYQTDGLQSNQFHYNSALALRSGELAFGGIKGMNIFRPAGIRGEHLMPPLRLTDLTINNTPVTKDSGAVKNTTAGTINAITVPYSEAVLGFRFTALEYSAPGKISYAYYMDGWDRSWNYTGNLRSALYTHLDEGTYTFRVKSTNGEGEWNLQELAIRVVVLPPWYRSWWAYLLYAGCALGGLYLLMGYRIRQNRLQYEIKVAQLQAQQAELKTQKEKEVNEKRLAFFTNISHEFRTPLTLIIDPVKEMLKAEEDVSQKNELNMVYRNARRLLSLVDQLLLFRKAESGADNLRPVQLNAVELCREVFFSFVQQARIKKIDYQIHCPEEELLLWADREKLEIILYNLLSNAIKFTPAGGQIVLQLTSSATAAEITITDNGPGIPAKTGEKLFHRFYQVPEHSSSSKSGFGIGLYLVKHFVQLHKGQISYESEPGKGTRFHIHFLKGTAHLGGQEIYGAGSKASLTGSSPDSKGNASSGGEATSKRSSPEDGTDLYAQSADITTPQENHPAESGAAFEEMPEEADKGKELVTLVTEIPTLLVVDDDEDLRRYVSQVFSKDFNVLQAINGEEGLQLAEQYLPNLIISDITMEALGGVELCRRVKENPSLTHIPVILLTATTASEIRLQGLEAGADDYITKPFEKELLKARAINLLKKHNSLQQFFYNEITLQKNDSKVSVEYREFLQKCIEIVEEYLDDETFSIKTLCTKMGMSRSSLYRKVNSVSGQSIVSFIRFIRLRKAAQMMIDTENNITEIASLTGFNDIKYFREHFSRLFGMRPSEYIKRFRKPFHNKLQVNKNIIKPD from the coding sequence ATGATTGCCAAACCGTACTGCCTGAGCCGCCATAAACCGCTATTGCTTTTTAGCTGTTTTTACCTGGTCTTTGTTCTGTTTTACACTACCGTAAAAGCACAATCCAATCCGCCTTTTTCTTTACTTGGTAATGAACAGGGTTTATCGAACAATACGGTGCGAAGTATCTTCCAGGACCATAATGGCTTCATGTGGATGGGCACGTTCGACGGGCTGAACCGTTATGATGGCTATGATTTCAAAGTGTTCCGTAACAAACAAAACGATACCGGCTCGCTGGTTCATAATATTATCCTGGCTATTACCGAAGACAGCCTTCATCATTTATGGATAGGCACGCGGCAGGGGCTTAGCCGGCTATCACCCCTATTCGAAAGATTTCAGACGGTACGCCTGGCTGGTAATGGCAACCAGCAGGCATTGAATTGTGTGATAAAGGATCTGCGATCCGACAAGCAAAGCAATCTTTTCATTGCCACTGAAGGAAACGGGTTGCTGGTTTGCCCGAATGCCACATTGCTAGCACAGCCTATTCCATTGATCGCCAATAATACCAGTGTGTTGCAATACAGCGTTAAAGCGGTGAGATGTGATCTTTCGGGTAATGTATGGGCGCTGATCCCTAAATATGGGCTTGCGCGTTACGATCGTCAAAGCCGGAAGCTGGTATTGATCAACACAGCTTTACCCGATGCCGGTTGCCTGGAGGTTAAGGGCAATATGTTGATGATTGCCAGTAACACAGCGCTTTACTATTACACTCCACAGAACAATCAACTGGTACCGGCCACTGATTACCGCATGCAGCAACCGTCGGCCGGCGGCATCGTTTGTTTTTCCATCGATGAAGCGGGCATGTGCTGGATAGGCACTACTGCAGGAAGGTTGCTGGCATGGAATACCAAAGATGCAAACGCTACCTGTACAGATGCCAACATAAGCCCCTGGCCCATTAAAGCCGCCGGCTTTCATGCTATTTATATAGACGGACACTCCCGCAAATGGATAGGCACCGCAAGGGATGGCGTTGGTATCATCGATGTTCATAAAAGCCGTTTCCATACTGTAACTGCTGAAACCAATGGCCAGGATTTCACCAGTGTCATCTCTGCCTTGTATGAAGCGCCGGACGGCAAGTTGTTCATGGGCACCGATGGGGAAGGTATTTCCATATGGGACCGGGTAACGAATAAACGTATTGCTTTAAAGAGTGTTCCCGGCGATGCCGCAACCCTGTCCGACAATGCCATTACCGGCATCAAAGCCGATAGTCGTCAACATACCTGGATCACTACTTTCCGGCAGGGTGTTAGCTGTTACCATGCTGCTACAGGCAAAATAGAAAGGTATAAACTCATCAACAGTATCACGCATACAGAAGACAAGGTAACGTATGGCCTGCTTGCCGATCGCAATAATCGCGTCTGGGTTTCTACCTTAAGACAGAACAGCAGTTATGGCGCTCTGTATTTATTCAATGATGCGCTAAACAGTTTTGAATTATTCGACAACAAACTCTCCGACCTGTTCACGCTTTATGAAGATCGCAACGGAGACATGTGGGGCGGCAACCTCAACCAGCTTGTAAAAATAGACCGGGTAAATAAGAAACATGTTTTCTATCCCATCGGTCATGCCGTAAGGGGGATTTATGAAGACAGTAAAGGCAACTTATGGCTGGGTACAGAAGGCGGCGGTCTACAGCTGTTCGACAGGAAACGACAGCAAGTAACTACGCGCTATACCGTGAATGAAGGGCTTTGCAGCGATGTAGTACTGACCCTACTGGAAGAAGGGAATGGCCGTTTATGGGTAAGCACGGTTCATGGTCTTGCCCGGATCGATATAAGCCAACATAGTATCCAAAACTATTACCAGACAGATGGACTACAAAGCAACCAGTTTCATTATAACAGTGCGCTGGCCTTACGTTCGGGTGAGCTAGCTTTTGGTGGCATCAAGGGTATGAATATCTTTCGTCCTGCCGGGATCCGGGGCGAACACCTGATGCCCCCATTACGACTTACTGACCTTACCATCAACAATACCCCTGTCACAAAAGATTCCGGCGCGGTCAAGAATACGACAGCAGGTACTATCAATGCCATTACCGTTCCGTATAGCGAGGCGGTGCTGGGTTTCCGCTTTACAGCACTGGAATACAGCGCTCCCGGAAAGATCTCCTATGCTTACTATATGGATGGATGGGACCGAAGCTGGAACTATACCGGCAACCTGCGCTCGGCTTTATATACGCACCTGGATGAAGGCACTTATACTTTCCGGGTAAAGAGTACCAATGGCGAAGGAGAATGGAATCTGCAGGAGCTGGCGATTCGCGTAGTAGTATTACCACCCTGGTACCGAAGCTGGTGGGCTTACCTGTTATATGCAGGCTGCGCGCTGGGCGGACTTTACCTGCTCATGGGTTACCGCATACGCCAGAACAGATTACAATATGAGATCAAAGTAGCACAACTGCAGGCACAGCAGGCAGAACTTAAAACACAGAAAGAAAAAGAGGTGAATGAAAAACGGCTTGCTTTCTTCACCAATATATCGCACGAATTCCGGACACCGCTCACGCTGATCATAGATCCGGTGAAGGAAATGCTGAAGGCCGAAGAAGATGTTTCTCAAAAGAATGAGCTGAACATGGTGTACCGTAATGCACGCCGGCTGTTAAGCCTGGTAGATCAATTACTGTTATTCCGCAAAGCGGAGTCTGGCGCCGACAACCTGCGTCCCGTGCAGCTAAATGCAGTAGAGCTCTGCCGTGAAGTGTTCTTCAGCTTTGTGCAACAGGCACGTATCAAAAAGATCGACTACCAGATTCACTGCCCGGAAGAAGAACTTTTGTTGTGGGCAGACCGGGAAAAACTGGAGATCATTTTATATAACCTGTTATCCAATGCCATCAAGTTTACGCCTGCCGGCGGCCAGATCGTGTTACAACTTACCTCATCGGCAACAGCAGCAGAGATCACAATAACGGATAATGGGCCGGGCATACCTGCTAAAACGGGAGAGAAGCTATTTCATCGTTTCTACCAGGTGCCGGAGCATTCCAGCTCGTCCAAGAGCGGGTTCGGCATTGGTTTGTATTTAGTGAAACATTTTGTGCAGCTGCATAAAGGCCAGATAAGTTATGAAAGTGAACCGGGTAAGGGCACGCGCTTTCATATACATTTCCTGAAAGGAACCGCCCATCTTGGGGGACAGGAAATCTACGGAGCCGGATCAAAGGCCAGCCTCACCGGAAGCAGTCCTGACTCAAAAGGCAATGCGTCGAGTGGAGGTGAAGCAACATCAAAGAGAAGCTCTCCTGAAGATGGAACAGATTTATATGCACAGTCTGCCGACATTACTACACCGCAGGAAAACCATCCGGCTGAAAGCGGGGCTGCGTTTGAAGAAATGCCCGAAGAAGCTGATAAAGGCAAAGAACTGGTGACGCTGGTTACGGAAATACCCACTTTACTGGTTGTTGACGATGATGAAGACCTGCGTCGTTATGTATCGCAGGTTTTCAGCAAAGACTTCAACGTATTACAGGCCATCAACGGTGAAGAAGGGCTTCAACTGGCCGAACAATATCTTCCCAACCTTATCATCAGCGATATTACCATGGAAGCCTTGGGCGGGGTTGAACTATGCCGGCGGGTAAAGGAAAATCCGTCGCTGACGCATATTCCTGTTATCCTGCTTACGGCTACTACGGCATCGGAAATCCGTTTACAGGGGCTGGAGGCAGGCGCCGACGATTATATTACCAAACCTTTTGAAAAGGAACTGCTGAAGGCCAGGGCCATCAACCTGCTGAAAAAGCATAACTCCCTGCAGCAATTCTTCTATAACGAGATCACACTTCAGAAAAACGACAGCAAGGTTTCAGTAGAATACCGCGAGTTTCTACAGAAATGTATTGAGATAGTGGAGGAATATCTCGATGACGAAACCTTCTCCATCAAGACCCTCTGCACCAAAATGGGCATGAGCAGGTCGAGCCTTTACCGGAAAGTGAACTCGGTATCAGGACAGTCCATTGTAAGCTTTATCCGTTTCATCCGGTTAAGAAAAGCCGCTCAAATGATGATCGACACGGAGAACAATATCACCGAAATCGCTTCACTGACCGGCTTTAACGATATCAAATATTTCCGGGAACATTTCTCCCGGCTGTTTGGAATGCGGCCGTCGGAATACATCAAGCGGTTTCGCAAACCCTTTCATAACAAGCTGCAGGTCAATAAGAACATTATCAAGCCGGATTAA